A genome region from candidate division KSB1 bacterium includes the following:
- a CDS encoding HAMP domain-containing sensor histidine kinase: protein MPQSGKSISIEYDCKELPPVPINRDLFEWAVENLIKNAIDAVQRKQGHIGISCGVLDDERVYLDIKDNGSGIHAKFKYDIFKPGYSTKKRGWGLGLNLAKRIIEEYHHGELLIRDSHPNRGTTMRIII from the coding sequence TTGCCACAATCGGGAAAATCGATCTCGATCGAATACGATTGCAAAGAACTGCCGCCGGTGCCGATCAATCGCGACCTGTTTGAATGGGCGGTGGAAAATTTGATCAAAAACGCCATTGATGCGGTTCAGCGCAAGCAGGGGCATATCGGCATTTCCTGCGGTGTCCTGGATGATGAACGCGTTTATCTTGATATCAAAGACAACGGCAGCGGCATTCACGCCAAATTCAAATATGACATTTTTAAACCCGGTTACAGCACTAAAAAACGCGGCTGGGGTCTGGGACTTAATCTGGCCAAGCGCATTATTGAAGAATACCACCACGGTGAACTGCTGATTCGGGACTCGCATCCAAACCGCGGCACCACGATGCGTATTATCATTTAA
- a CDS encoding AAA family ATPase produces MSIKKISVKNFKSFKNLELELGNMNLIIGANAAGKSNFVQIFKFLHDIAKDGLENAISAQGGAEYLRNITSAESNEFVLRIESDEDSSSLFNASGDYFTEVFINKTIYELSISFNKNSDFVIKNELLNHTVEYEQVYLENNSVKPLKSLGSGNIKILRTYNDISIDINKPDEVNIKKNDILLSYLNRNALDSHELLIQNSYLSLSFIKNVFQRISIYDFDPKLPKKATPITGKAELEEDGSNLSIILKHLTENNAKRRKLYNLVNDLLPFISDLSVEKSADKLIFKLQETYSDQSIPVSLVSDGTINITALIVALYFENKPLAIIEEPERNIHPHLIAKVAEMMKDASKQKQIIATTHNTEMVRHADLDSLLLVSRDADGFSQITRPADQQQVKTFLKNEIGVEELYIQNLLGG; encoded by the coding sequence ATGAGCATTAAAAAGATCAGTGTGAAAAATTTCAAGAGCTTTAAGAATCTGGAACTCGAGCTCGGAAATATGAATTTGATCATTGGCGCCAATGCGGCGGGGAAATCGAATTTTGTGCAGATTTTTAAGTTTTTACATGATATTGCAAAAGATGGTTTGGAGAATGCGATATCAGCACAAGGTGGGGCAGAGTATTTACGCAATATTACGTCCGCAGAATCAAATGAGTTTGTGCTTAGAATTGAAAGTGATGAAGATTCAAGTTCATTGTTTAATGCTTCCGGTGATTATTTCACCGAGGTCTTTATTAATAAAACTATTTATGAATTATCAATATCTTTTAATAAAAACAGTGATTTTGTTATTAAAAATGAATTATTGAACCACACAGTTGAATATGAACAAGTATACTTGGAAAATAATAGTGTAAAACCACTTAAATCTCTTGGCTCTGGAAATATAAAAATTCTTCGTACCTATAATGACATATCAATAGATATAAATAAACCAGATGAAGTAAATATCAAAAAAAATGATATTTTACTTTCATATTTAAATAGAAATGCATTGGATTCGCATGAGCTACTTATCCAAAATTCTTACCTTTCTCTATCTTTTATTAAAAATGTTTTTCAAAGAATCTCCATTTATGATTTTGATCCCAAACTCCCCAAAAAGGCCACTCCCATAACAGGCAAGGCAGAGCTGGAAGAAGACGGCAGCAACCTGTCCATCATTCTTAAACACCTTACAGAAAACAATGCAAAGCGGCGTAAATTGTACAATCTGGTCAATGATCTGTTGCCGTTTATTTCGGATCTAAGTGTGGAGAAATCTGCCGACAAATTGATTTTCAAACTGCAGGAAACGTACTCGGACCAATCCATTCCCGTCTCGCTGGTTTCGGACGGGACAATCAATATCACAGCCTTGATTGTGGCGTTATATTTTGAAAACAAACCCCTGGCCATTATCGAAGAACCGGAACGCAATATTCATCCGCATCTCATCGCCAAAGTTGCGGAGATGATGAAGGATGCCTCGAAGCAAAAACAAATTATTGCCACAACCCACAATACCGAAATGGTACGCCATGCTGATCTGGACTCGTTGTTGCTGGTTTCCCGGGATGCAGACGGGTTTTCTCAAATCACGCGTCCCGCAGATCAACAGCAGGTCAAAACATTTTTAAAGAATGAAATCGGAGTTGAAGAGCTTTATATTCAAAATTTGCTTGGGGGATAA
- a CDS encoding 3'-5' exonuclease, giving the protein MDSDQQQLRTSFRSDERIIDFINQVYSDEMLHAALTDFDIDWPYECVQPHRKNGQGYIELWLRNLSAVGDNEHEINDYTATREFVETMIYRRIQTGEIDPSRSAVLVRQNKQLEHIARILDELQVPYVHKSSNPIFEHRAIKPLMKFLKLLVFQDVFDLCEFLRSDYVLLDTMDLKTLLDRGLQAGDRLFLNELMQRCEDIPAVRKALQLFSKLSRQTDPLYVVKCILEHYNVTQLFPLQSDLKNINRFVEITTEFMNSSRQVPITLQGFTTWCEDKKDRESLQQVATAEMNAIELMTVHKSKGLEFDSVFLYWELSPRTPSGSLDIHTLYDLDPETLRTRNFFITHNYKGIVETTSRFAPLEDEKIRREAIEELNVLYVAMTRARENLFLGLTFKNKDGFSKPRPKSNEKPKPKPSWDTAAAVVRYFKDAGALQRDESDTKIVGQSGQILPPELPVETEAESVQDTILDNVLDMNHADYRVPDQELRQRIRHVDLKTAFVDHRSAEKGNIIHYYLSFIRQDTDSQRRYAREKTSEYYGSLVPLKELNDQLNRTERFVGAHPRLFQDFDSRVFTECTLYAPDGAELRIDRLMVNTEKKIIRIIDFKTGAVSEVDQLDRYKAAVAALPQVKQNNYRIETEYVMIE; this is encoded by the coding sequence GTGGACAGCGATCAACAGCAGCTGAGGACTTCATTTCGCAGCGATGAACGCATCATCGACTTTATCAATCAGGTCTATTCCGATGAGATGCTGCATGCCGCTCTGACGGATTTCGATATTGACTGGCCGTATGAATGCGTGCAACCGCATCGCAAAAATGGTCAGGGATATATCGAATTGTGGCTGCGCAATTTGTCCGCCGTCGGCGATAATGAGCATGAGATCAATGATTATACGGCGACTAGGGAATTTGTTGAAACTATGATTTACCGCCGTATACAAACCGGCGAAATCGATCCTTCTCGATCGGCTGTGCTTGTGCGCCAGAATAAACAACTGGAACATATCGCCCGGATTCTGGATGAGCTGCAGGTTCCCTATGTACACAAGTCGTCGAATCCGATTTTCGAGCATCGGGCGATCAAGCCGCTGATGAAATTCTTGAAACTGCTGGTGTTTCAGGATGTCTTTGATTTATGCGAGTTTCTGCGCTCCGATTATGTGTTGTTGGATACGATGGACCTGAAAACGCTTTTGGACCGCGGACTGCAGGCCGGGGACAGGCTGTTTTTAAACGAATTGATGCAGCGGTGTGAGGATATACCGGCGGTCCGTAAAGCATTGCAATTGTTTTCCAAGCTAAGCCGGCAGACGGACCCATTGTATGTCGTCAAATGCATACTGGAACATTACAATGTGACGCAGCTGTTCCCGCTGCAAAGTGATCTCAAGAATATCAACCGCTTTGTCGAGATTACCACTGAGTTTATGAACAGCAGTCGACAGGTTCCCATCACCCTGCAGGGATTTACAACCTGGTGTGAGGACAAGAAAGACAGAGAGTCTCTGCAACAGGTCGCGACCGCGGAAATGAACGCAATCGAGCTGATGACGGTTCACAAATCCAAAGGCCTGGAATTCGATTCGGTGTTTCTGTATTGGGAGCTGTCGCCGCGCACGCCATCGGGCAGTCTTGATATTCATACATTGTATGACCTTGATCCGGAAACACTGCGCACGCGTAATTTTTTTATCACCCACAATTACAAGGGAATTGTGGAAACGACATCCCGTTTTGCGCCTTTGGAGGATGAGAAAATTCGTCGTGAAGCGATAGAAGAATTGAATGTATTGTACGTGGCCATGACGCGCGCCAGAGAGAATTTGTTCCTGGGATTGACTTTTAAGAATAAAGACGGCTTTAGCAAACCCAGGCCCAAATCAAATGAAAAGCCCAAACCGAAACCATCATGGGACACGGCTGCGGCTGTCGTGCGCTATTTTAAAGATGCCGGCGCTTTACAACGGGATGAATCGGATACAAAGATTGTCGGGCAATCCGGACAGATACTGCCGCCTGAACTGCCGGTGGAAACCGAAGCGGAATCGGTCCAGGATACTATTCTGGATAATGTTCTGGATATGAACCATGCAGACTATCGCGTCCCGGATCAGGAATTGCGGCAGCGCATCCGGCATGTCGATCTGAAAACCGCGTTTGTAGACCACCGCAGCGCGGAAAAAGGCAATATTATTCATTATTATTTATCATTCATCCGTCAGGACACGGATTCGCAGCGCCGGTATGCGCGCGAAAAAACCAGCGAGTATTACGGCAGTCTGGTCCCTCTAAAAGAGTTGAATGATCAGCTAAATCGGACCGAACGGTTCGTCGGCGCGCATCCCCGACTGTTTCAGGATTTTGACAGCCGCGTGTTTACCGAATGTACTCTGTACGCGCCGGACGGCGCCGAACTGCGTATTGACCGTCTGATGGTCAATACAGAGAAAAAAATCATCCGGATCATTGATTTTAAAACCGGCGCGGTGAGTGAAGTAGACCAGCTGGACCGCTACAAAGCGGCTGTGGCGGCCCTGCCTCAGGTGAAGCAGAACAACTATCGCATCGAAACCGAATATGTCATGATCGAATGA
- a CDS encoding UvrD-helicase domain-containing protein → MQQNFIKRVIRASAGTGKTYRLSLEYLSLLCQYRHLGCQYKEILVITFTRKATAEIRDRIFTHLNELVNPKGESEELRRNLESVLGRSLSRDDLHFLRRSYHDMLSNKHQVKIMTIDSFTNTVFKSIIAPFLHIYDHEIDNVMDDAVKDNLFHMLLNDSELWEVFRSFLERGERKTIQAYEQFLNTTIKQRWLYHMIDESGARDFEHTPPKADALYQAVRQQLKTLLIEFQQHVLKFHADARINALLKKNAKDFFNIEPDTPLEHLSDECLQAVEDRDHLEQKGHLLFDPFWNGGKVFRANKYAEAKDHFLSAHQEFVASLAEYLLWMLAVPEEREIRELIRKILREYDELTLRNRVFSHSDISFYTYRFLYDPELSMVTDDTVTNDFYEHLTAKYRFMLIDEFQDTSLIQFRILMPIIREVISGAGIKEYGGVIVVGDEKQAIYGWRGGERDLLLSMPRLFSGQRSTAAEDFISQR, encoded by the coding sequence ATGCAACAAAATTTCATCAAACGTGTCATCCGCGCCAGCGCCGGAACCGGTAAAACCTATCGATTGTCTCTTGAATACCTGTCCCTGTTGTGTCAGTACCGGCATCTGGGCTGTCAATACAAAGAAATACTGGTGATCACTTTTACCCGCAAAGCCACGGCAGAGATCCGGGATCGTATTTTTACGCATCTGAATGAACTGGTGAATCCCAAAGGTGAAAGTGAAGAGCTGCGTCGGAACCTCGAAAGTGTTCTCGGTCGATCTCTGAGCCGCGATGATCTGCATTTTCTGCGCCGGAGCTATCATGATATGCTGAGCAACAAGCACCAGGTGAAGATCATGACCATTGATTCGTTCACCAATACGGTGTTCAAATCAATTATCGCACCGTTTCTGCATATTTACGATCACGAGATCGATAATGTCATGGACGATGCGGTCAAAGACAACCTGTTTCATATGCTGCTGAACGACAGCGAGCTCTGGGAAGTGTTTCGGTCGTTCCTGGAACGCGGAGAACGCAAGACCATCCAGGCTTATGAGCAATTTCTCAACACCACCATCAAGCAGCGCTGGCTGTATCACATGATCGACGAATCCGGGGCTCGCGATTTTGAACACACGCCGCCGAAAGCAGACGCCCTGTATCAAGCTGTTCGTCAACAGCTAAAAACCCTGCTCATCGAGTTCCAGCAGCACGTGCTGAAATTTCATGCGGATGCGCGGATCAATGCCTTGTTAAAAAAAAATGCAAAAGACTTTTTCAATATTGAACCCGATACCCCCCTCGAACATCTATCTGACGAGTGTTTGCAGGCGGTGGAGGATCGTGATCATCTCGAGCAGAAAGGCCATCTGCTGTTTGATCCGTTCTGGAACGGTGGCAAAGTGTTTAGAGCAAACAAATACGCAGAAGCCAAAGATCATTTTTTATCAGCGCATCAGGAATTTGTTGCATCTCTTGCAGAGTATCTGCTTTGGATGCTGGCGGTTCCGGAAGAACGGGAAATCCGCGAATTGATCCGGAAAATCCTCCGGGAATATGACGAGCTTACCCTGAGAAATCGGGTGTTTTCCCACTCGGATATTTCATTCTATACGTATCGATTTCTCTACGATCCTGAACTGTCCATGGTTACCGATGATACGGTGACCAATGATTTTTACGAGCACCTGACCGCCAAATACCGGTTTATGCTGATCGACGAGTTTCAGGATACCAGTCTGATCCAGTTTCGGATTTTAATGCCCATCATCCGCGAAGTGATCAGCGGCGCCGGCATCAAGGAATACGGAGGCGTCATCGTGGTGGGAGACGAAAAGCAGGCCATTTACGGCTGGCGCGGCGGTGAGCGCGATCTGCTGTTGAGCATGCCGCGTCTGTTCAGTGGACAGCGATCAACAGCAGCTGAGGACTTCATTTCGCAGCGATGA
- a CDS encoding oligosaccharide flippase family protein, giving the protein MLKIPVIKSDFTRNVVKLFSGTAFAHVATFIATPILTRLFTKENLGDWQIFISTITTFGVIASLKYEMAIVLPKEDREGNDLALLSLLALLLFSVLFSMVLLFLGPDLLHWMNADSLQPFLHYIALGVFLFGLWQAVQYILVRRKRFGVLALNKVVQVASTQVLAVLFGVFWTSSQALLIAQVLGYLLASVIILRMHLVVYKTRLADLWRLAKQYRKFPTINTSMVFLNTLSLQLPVFMLSRFFGPEIVALYSMADRIVNIPLFMVGRSVQQVYFASASEAMHNSKEALIGVYKSTVQKLALFAVIPLLFILLLGPQFASLYFGSDFAEAGVYMQIITFWMFFRFINSPISSTFSIINRQEVGFYLIAASLILRLLAMFIFNQTPRSMLLALSITAGLFYLFYNISIYYFIKHAEDYDQ; this is encoded by the coding sequence ATGCTCAAGATACCTGTCATTAAATCCGATTTCACACGCAATGTGGTCAAACTGTTTTCCGGCACTGCGTTTGCCCATGTTGCGACCTTTATTGCCACGCCCATCCTGACCCGGTTGTTCACCAAGGAGAATCTCGGGGACTGGCAGATTTTCATCTCTACCATCACCACCTTTGGTGTGATTGCTTCTCTGAAATATGAAATGGCGATTGTTCTTCCAAAAGAGGATCGGGAAGGAAACGACCTCGCGCTGTTGTCACTGTTGGCTCTGCTGTTGTTTTCTGTCTTGTTTTCAATGGTGCTGCTTTTTCTGGGCCCTGACCTGTTGCACTGGATGAACGCGGATTCCCTGCAGCCGTTTTTGCATTATATTGCACTGGGGGTGTTTCTGTTCGGACTCTGGCAGGCGGTGCAGTATATACTGGTGCGGCGGAAAAGGTTCGGCGTGCTGGCCCTGAACAAGGTGGTTCAGGTGGCTTCTACACAGGTGCTGGCTGTACTGTTCGGTGTGTTCTGGACTTCAAGTCAGGCATTGCTCATTGCACAGGTTCTGGGGTACCTTTTGGCTTCCGTGATCATCCTGCGTATGCATCTGGTGGTCTACAAAACCCGGCTTGCTGATCTGTGGCGGTTGGCCAAACAGTACAGGAAATTCCCGACTATTAATACGTCGATGGTTTTTCTCAACACCCTCAGTCTGCAGCTGCCCGTGTTTATGCTCAGCCGCTTTTTTGGTCCCGAGATTGTGGCGCTGTATTCCATGGCAGACCGGATTGTCAATATACCGCTGTTTATGGTGGGACGGTCGGTTCAGCAGGTTTATTTCGCCAGCGCCTCGGAAGCCATGCACAACAGCAAGGAAGCCCTGATCGGGGTCTATAAAAGCACGGTGCAAAAACTGGCATTATTTGCAGTCATTCCGCTGTTGTTCATTCTGCTGCTGGGTCCGCAGTTTGCTTCTCTTTATTTCGGCTCAGATTTTGCAGAAGCTGGTGTTTATATGCAGATTATCACCTTTTGGATGTTTTTCCGGTTTATCAATTCACCCATCAGCTCTACATTCAGCATTATCAATCGGCAGGAAGTCGGGTTTTATCTCATTGCGGCGTCTCTGATTCTGCGGCTGCTGGCTATGTTTATCTTTAATCAGACACCGCGGTCCATGCTGCTGGCGCTGTCCATTACGGCTGGATTATTTTACCTGTTTTATAATATTTCAATTTATTATTTTATCAAACATGCGGAAGATTATGATCAGTAA
- a CDS encoding acyltransferase, whose amino-acid sequence MISKIAYFLAGCLAGPAFRDSQFPAGKLLKQAVLQKIRRKNAHVPWPVHPSSVVKSPERIQRGSRCPGLSPFCYLDGRNGIMIGENTWIGPRVSVISMNHNLCDYREYIKAEPIRIGRNCWLGAGAIVTAGVTLGDHTIVGAGAVVTHSFPQGDILIAGVPARIVRQLDHYSGEMNDAESS is encoded by the coding sequence ATGATCAGTAAAATTGCTTATTTTTTGGCGGGCTGTTTGGCCGGACCAGCATTCCGTGACTCCCAGTTTCCGGCTGGTAAACTGCTCAAACAGGCTGTACTGCAGAAAATCCGGCGTAAAAACGCTCATGTGCCCTGGCCGGTACATCCGTCGTCCGTGGTCAAATCGCCGGAGCGCATTCAGCGCGGCAGCCGGTGTCCCGGACTGTCGCCGTTTTGTTATCTGGATGGACGAAACGGCATCATGATTGGCGAGAATACCTGGATCGGTCCGCGCGTCAGTGTGATCAGCATGAACCATAATTTATGCGATTACCGAGAGTATATTAAAGCTGAACCCATCCGTATCGGTCGGAACTGCTGGCTGGGAGCGGGCGCGATTGTTACCGCCGGTGTCACTTTGGGTGATCATACCATCGTCGGAGCCGGCGCCGTGGTCACACACAGCTTTCCCCAGGGCGATATTCTGATTGCCGGCGTACCGGCCCGAATTGTACGGCAACTGGATCACTATAGCGGGGAGATGAATGATGCCGAATCATCGTGA
- a CDS encoding DUF1015 family protein, with translation MAIIKPFKGLRPNPALVEQVASPPYDVLDRQQAQTLAQNNPHSFLHIIKPEIDLETDDPEQIYQQGRKALEQFRQHYILLKEDSPCLYLYRQTMGEHEQTGFVGCVSVQEYKDQVIKKHEHTRPSKVQDRVQLISACKAQTGPVFLSYRQTDQLASLKHKLLDKCDKVYDFTSYNQVRHQFYKIEEPFVRQAQNAFDPLPALYIADGHHRSEAAAAYCDTQPDCGSGDQPYNYFLAVIFPETELYIMAYNRVVKDLNGMNADEFMQRLSKIFDVEPISVTFDGPGQKHQFGVYIKGSWHLLTVKSEQINPEDPVQSLDVALLQQHVLTPILGIDDPRTNPRIDFVGGISGTRELERRVDSGEHQVAFSLYPTSMQEIMQVADAGKVMPPKSTWFEPKLFSGMVTHLLE, from the coding sequence ATGGCTATAATAAAACCTTTCAAGGGATTACGACCCAATCCGGCGCTGGTTGAACAGGTTGCATCCCCTCCGTATGATGTTCTCGACCGGCAGCAGGCTCAGACCCTGGCCCAAAACAATCCGCATTCATTTCTTCACATCATCAAACCGGAAATCGATCTGGAAACAGATGATCCGGAACAAATCTACCAGCAGGGCCGCAAGGCGCTCGAACAATTCCGGCAGCACTATATTTTACTGAAAGAAGACTCTCCCTGTCTCTATCTATACCGCCAGACCATGGGAGAGCATGAACAGACCGGTTTTGTCGGTTGCGTATCGGTGCAGGAATACAAAGATCAGGTCATCAAAAAACACGAACATACCCGGCCGTCCAAGGTTCAGGACCGGGTTCAGCTGATTAGCGCCTGCAAGGCGCAAACCGGCCCCGTATTTTTATCCTATCGCCAGACGGATCAACTGGCATCCTTGAAACACAAGCTTTTGGACAAATGTGATAAAGTATACGATTTCACCAGTTATAACCAGGTCCGGCATCAATTTTATAAAATCGAAGAGCCGTTTGTTCGCCAGGCGCAGAACGCATTTGACCCGCTCCCGGCGCTTTATATCGCAGACGGTCATCACCGTTCGGAAGCCGCGGCGGCGTATTGCGACACGCAGCCGGACTGCGGCAGCGGCGATCAGCCCTATAATTATTTTCTGGCGGTCATCTTTCCGGAAACCGAACTTTATATTATGGCTTATAATCGGGTGGTCAAAGATTTAAACGGCATGAACGCAGACGAATTTATGCAGCGGCTATCAAAAATATTTGATGTCGAACCGATCAGCGTAACATTTGACGGCCCGGGGCAAAAACATCAATTCGGTGTATATATCAAGGGCAGCTGGCATCTTTTGACGGTCAAATCCGAACAAATCAACCCCGAGGACCCTGTACAAAGTCTGGATGTGGCGTTGCTGCAGCAACATGTGCTCACGCCGATTCTCGGCATCGATGATCCGCGCACAAATCCACGTATCGATTTTGTCGGCGGCATTTCGGGAACTCGGGAACTTGAGCGGCGGGTTGACAGCGGAGAGCATCAAGTGGCGTTTAGTCTGTATCCGACCAGCATGCAGGAAATTATGCAGGTGGCGGATGCGGGCAAGGTCATGCCGCCCAAATCTACCTGGTTCGAACCCAAACTGTTCAGCGGTATGGTCACGCATTTACTAGAGTGA
- a CDS encoding YfhO family protein gives MMPNHRDGWLWLVFFLLSILILSGFYAVFQAFGWSPEPDRIFTEILFQGRDAVDLWNPDAFMGLPVYSDTNGIASLSIPDALLYSLLTPLSGFVNIYLLYILLNFLLFAAGIYMLGRRVNLHPLAVLITALLAYNLPGFLLMSGIEYGRHLLAVSLLPLFLVCLYRLFSHLRPWSFAVCTLALAVLLQRGSVPVIIVTLWSALFLTVAMGLFKKLPLVRLLGKLVLVPALFLSALLLSAYTWLPVLEYVGAAVPLHEKLTVLPLQIVSVLLPSLTQSTHPHFSLPLLYTGGLLYFFGLMLPKYKKAGFAVAAGLLLCVGLLFTDHSMIAIVALPLVFLAGSVLGLDAVLAPRDKNQSVFKSYAVIWGMLFVLLFSALLVFRSQLYDAFIQFFGLLQLNQKTVLYYQILEEWALHLFLFAVIAILVSNARRMNLYLWSGLVLFLLVADFTWVNFESLNALHSNQAEPAAVSKREDTNKRVFNSHASAASARLNITGGGGNCLQHYYEILRETGYHLPDRPWIRNPFLAKYYRTVFRQGDVLEQPVPAQQVMPARLVLDYACMDMFNVGTIISALRIQDARYKLLNKKSPFVYRNTTALPFAFFSDTVMVVSDSKAALDSMKSANFNPAVTALLFEPPPLAVHPPDSIHITWHRRDACRYQMDVFVDQPSCLVISENYYPRGWRAFIDGQRVKSYRTNVCLKSVFMQPGEHRIEFLYQPLSFVTGLWISGAALLALLVGAAAPGVSRIRKKLMAEK, from the coding sequence ATGATGCCGAATCATCGTGATGGCTGGCTGTGGCTTGTATTTTTTCTGCTGTCCATATTGATTCTCTCAGGATTTTATGCGGTGTTCCAGGCGTTTGGCTGGTCGCCGGAGCCGGATCGCATTTTTACGGAAATTTTGTTTCAGGGACGGGATGCTGTAGACCTGTGGAATCCGGATGCCTTTATGGGGCTTCCGGTTTACAGCGACACCAACGGCATCGCTTCATTGAGCATTCCTGATGCCTTGCTTTATTCTCTGCTCACGCCGCTGTCCGGTTTTGTCAATATCTATCTCCTCTATATTCTCTTGAATTTTTTACTGTTTGCCGCCGGGATTTACATGCTGGGCCGGCGTGTTAATCTGCATCCCCTGGCCGTGCTCATAACTGCCTTGCTTGCTTACAACCTGCCCGGATTTTTATTAATGAGCGGAATTGAATACGGGCGTCATCTGTTGGCCGTATCGCTATTGCCTTTGTTTCTTGTTTGTCTGTACCGATTGTTCAGCCATCTGCGTCCGTGGTCCTTTGCCGTCTGTACTCTGGCGCTGGCGGTTCTGCTGCAGCGCGGCAGTGTGCCTGTCATCATTGTGACCCTGTGGTCCGCCTTGTTTCTGACTGTTGCTATGGGATTATTTAAAAAACTGCCGCTGGTGCGATTGCTGGGAAAACTTGTCCTTGTTCCGGCCTTGTTTCTGAGTGCGTTGCTGCTGTCCGCTTATACCTGGCTGCCGGTGCTTGAATATGTGGGCGCCGCCGTACCGTTGCATGAGAAACTGACTGTGCTTCCGCTACAGATCGTCAGTGTACTGCTGCCTTCTTTGACGCAAAGTACGCATCCACATTTTTCATTGCCCCTGCTTTACACCGGAGGGCTGCTTTATTTTTTCGGCCTGATGCTCCCCAAATATAAAAAAGCAGGATTCGCCGTGGCTGCGGGGCTGCTGCTTTGTGTGGGGCTGCTGTTTACAGATCATTCGATGATCGCCATTGTCGCTTTGCCTCTGGTGTTTCTCGCCGGCAGTGTGTTGGGACTGGATGCGGTTTTGGCTCCGCGAGATAAAAATCAGTCGGTTTTTAAATCCTATGCCGTTATCTGGGGGATGCTGTTTGTCCTCTTGTTTTCGGCGCTGCTTGTTTTCCGGTCGCAGCTTTATGATGCATTTATTCAATTTTTTGGATTGTTGCAGCTAAACCAGAAAACAGTATTGTATTATCAGATACTGGAAGAGTGGGCGCTGCATCTGTTTCTGTTTGCGGTCATTGCGATTCTGGTCAGCAATGCAAGACGAATGAATCTGTATCTATGGAGCGGACTGGTGCTGTTTTTGCTTGTTGCGGATTTTACCTGGGTGAATTTTGAGAGTTTAAATGCCCTGCATTCGAATCAGGCGGAACCCGCCGCTGTCTCTAAAAGGGAGGATACGAATAAACGTGTTTTTAACTCTCACGCGTCTGCAGCGTCTGCAAGACTGAACATCACCGGCGGGGGCGGCAACTGTCTGCAACATTATTATGAAATCCTCAGGGAAACCGGTTATCATCTGCCGGACCGTCCCTGGATACGCAATCCTTTTTTGGCCAAATATTACCGCACTGTTTTTCGTCAGGGAGATGTGCTGGAACAGCCGGTCCCGGCGCAGCAGGTTATGCCGGCACGGCTTGTTCTGGATTATGCCTGTATGGATATGTTTAACGTGGGAACGATCATTTCAGCGTTGCGCATTCAGGATGCGCGTTATAAATTGCTGAATAAAAAGAGTCCATTTGTCTACCGCAATACAACGGCGCTGCCGTTTGCCTTTTTCAGCGATACCGTGATGGTGGTGTCTGATAGTAAGGCTGCGTTGGATAGCATGAAAAGCGCGAATTTTAATCCAGCAGTAACCGCGCTGTTATTCGAACCGCCGCCGTTGGCTGTGCATCCGCCGGACAGTATCCATATCACCTGGCATCGGCGGGATGCTTGTCGTTATCAGATGGACGTTTTTGTGGACCAGCCGTCCTGTCTGGTAATCAGTGAGAATTATTATCCGCGGGGTTGGCGCGCTTTTATTGATGGTCAGCGGGTGAAAAGCTATAGAACCAATGTTTGTCTGAAATCCGTGTTTATGCAGCCCGGCGAACACCGAATTGAGTTTCTCTATCAACCCCTGTCGTTCGTCACCGGACTCTGGATCAGTGGCGCGGCATTGCTGGCACTGCTGGTCGGGGCCGCTGCGCCCGGGGTGTCCCGGATACGTAAAAAATTAATGGCTGAAAAATAA